The following coding sequences lie in one Tichowtungia aerotolerans genomic window:
- a CDS encoding glycoside hydrolase family 3 protein, producing MIKPLTSTQKSWVEETLHNMSEDQKIAHVLCPFFNPYTASVEDVIQLIETVHPGCIFFLPGPAKKIKEFTEAVRKHSKIPTLVAMDILWGAGHVIKEECTTFVSTMACGAADQPDLTHAMGEAIAKEARAMGVHWTLGPIVDINVNPASPIVNFRSYGDCPEHVARHANAFISGVQDAGLMAATAKHFPGDGVDDRDQHFLTSINSLDRATWDATFGKTFRSVIDNGVCSIMSGHIGLPAVDPGEPDSYLGAPPASLSKKQLRGVVRDEFGFEGLIVSDAIRMTGLTSHAKFEDIGWRLLDAGNDVILFSEPDYDIPSIKNALKDGKLDPSHLDEAVQRVLEMKCRVGIAPEAITYELSAEEKASHEETARKLGHSSIRIVRNLDNVLPLKLSSGDRVLTITIQYPRNDAKFIFIDSIDDELRAEGLEVDHMLNPSPDDIIKVADQYAAVFININVGSHGRAGIIRLNNILCEPIEAVVQTHPRTIVTSFGDPYKLYEMPYIRTYMNTFSPTQTSVEAAVKVWLGKEEALGKNPIELPGFFSREVE from the coding sequence ATGATTAAACCACTGACTTCAACGCAGAAAAGCTGGGTTGAGGAAACACTTCACAACATGAGTGAGGATCAGAAGATTGCTCATGTTCTCTGTCCGTTTTTCAACCCCTACACAGCAAGCGTTGAAGACGTAATTCAACTGATTGAAACCGTTCATCCCGGATGTATCTTTTTTCTGCCTGGACCGGCGAAAAAGATTAAGGAGTTTACCGAGGCCGTTCGGAAGCATTCGAAGATTCCGACACTGGTTGCAATGGATATTCTGTGGGGAGCCGGGCACGTCATTAAAGAAGAGTGCACCACGTTTGTCAGCACCATGGCCTGCGGAGCCGCCGACCAGCCGGACCTGACACACGCCATGGGAGAAGCGATCGCCAAAGAGGCCCGCGCTATGGGAGTACACTGGACTCTTGGCCCGATTGTCGACATCAACGTCAACCCCGCCTCTCCGATTGTCAACTTCCGTTCTTATGGAGACTGTCCAGAACACGTCGCCCGCCACGCCAATGCCTTCATCAGCGGAGTCCAGGATGCCGGACTGATGGCCGCCACCGCCAAGCATTTCCCCGGCGACGGGGTTGATGACCGCGACCAGCACTTTCTGACCAGCATTAACTCGCTTGATCGAGCCACATGGGATGCCACGTTCGGAAAAACCTTCCGCAGCGTCATTGATAACGGGGTGTGTTCCATCATGTCCGGCCATATCGGGCTCCCGGCTGTGGATCCCGGCGAACCCGATTCCTATCTGGGTGCGCCGCCGGCCTCTCTCAGCAAAAAACAGCTTCGCGGCGTAGTTCGTGATGAGTTTGGATTTGAAGGTCTGATTGTTTCCGATGCAATCCGGATGACCGGTCTGACCAGCCATGCCAAGTTTGAAGACATCGGCTGGCGTCTGCTGGATGCCGGCAATGACGTAATTCTCTTCAGCGAACCCGATTATGATATTCCGTCTATCAAAAACGCACTGAAGGACGGAAAACTGGATCCCTCGCATCTCGATGAGGCCGTCCAGCGGGTTCTCGAAATGAAATGCCGCGTCGGAATTGCGCCGGAAGCCATCACTTACGAACTTTCAGCGGAAGAAAAGGCCTCCCACGAGGAAACCGCCAGAAAACTGGGACACAGCTCAATTCGTATTGTCCGGAACCTGGACAACGTACTGCCCCTGAAGCTCTCCAGCGGAGATCGGGTTCTCACGATCACCATTCAGTACCCCCGCAATGACGCTAAGTTCATATTCATTGACAGTATTGATGATGAGCTTCGCGCGGAGGGGCTCGAGGTCGATCACATGCTCAACCCCTCCCCGGACGATATCATTAAAGTCGCAGACCAGTACGCGGCCGTGTTCATCAACATTAACGTTGGCTCACATGGACGGGCAGGAATCATTCGGCTCAACAACATCCTGTGCGAACCGATTGAGGCGGTGGTTCAAACACACCCAAGAACCATCGTCACGTCCTTTGGCGACCCCTACAAACTGTATGAAATGCCGTACATCCGCACCTACATGAACACCTTCAGCCCGACACAAACATCGGTTGAAGCGGCAGTCAAGGTCTGGCTCGGCAAAGAAGAAGCCCTCGGGAAAAACCCGATAGAACTTCCCGGCTTCTTCAGCCGGGAAGTAGAATAG
- a CDS encoding fibronectin type III domain-containing protein — MFTGGVTSANDFFIGMGSGPGGLYRNSRFHENTIELSSSQWSEDFALEDGQKRLYTAVGYAHTDGRYAYASWVTNGVVLGGLYNSNDAALIWKFSAPPGNTFSGGTVEVDLTIMSGGADKADCGTVFSLGVSESLSLSSANDYVAFSDYNRTNFTCSWFSATGADSQTLSVNIPAGASSFFVAVERGIPPYLYKQALLEGLRVNAQFAQTAGLTIEVDQTEPIWSTGDGLTLDVTATGGTISSIDWTLVDQFDDTVHASGTETVVGGVATIDLSSQYAGFYTLDVADSANPLSVFDYLDIVILREQDASLGADDTIFGAFGYPAYMGTEGQFAVPVAEDIDLMQKMGVKWTVVAQAQWPSCQPVENGPIDFSYIPALQTLKDGGLEIIMTADGCPKWANNNAGNRYPPIPAYYDEYQAYHAAVAEALTNLVTWHQAWNEPNNNGQLMLSPYTRTGAVATAKTLGRLQNEAVKLGNSNSKFIGGCMAGIYDSWFDDLLEAPNSLIGHQDAISTHPYPVWQTTANGTGHQTPPEPDLVPRLQAVQDVLAQHGQQELPTFWTEFGWTRGLVTEEEYAGWTARELVIMMSFLRDLNVGCINLFSFHDLKLDYNVLHRAQDVGAQQTRCTKVVGSFATTASLLAGAQPVERLRDYPDPVRLYSFKNRSGDLIYAAWATEDAVYPFSVELPVAPGTALTQISMMGAEEQIFAPDGALALPVSHDPVYWVVSNGAPWLVDAQTVLVEDNTGGTSGDGYGDPEPGERIGLQVLVENLDVFGCSNLTATLSCSDSAVTLVDDELSFGTLAVDESKTNGLFLVDISSSASLEHIVDFTLTLTGDSPGGSVSWTNSFSLKLKDMGGTPNTFLFSGVTYVNGDPVEGLTINYSNSVGFVGQEIGDENGAYSFMAGDGLFYYLTVVYQGQTNNTYRKILSADRIVNFYFTVDDDGPTVPSLQSPSDGQTGLVWSVTFDWAAATDASGVSGYQIRIDSLVYDAGSATSCVKTLSTGEHFWQVRAIDTLGNIGEWSAFRSFTVAGGSGGLTPPAMPVVFSATAVDYSQIDLSWTDSSDNEDGFILNRRAAGESVFTQIATLGSNVTSHSDTGLSAATEYDYKLKAYNSAGDSGEITVTCETPSTNAPSAPTGFTATAMGPDQIDLGWTDTSSDETGFRITRQVAGQGGYTQIVSLAAGTTSYSDTGLSAETLYEYRVVSYNANGDSSAAEASATTATNAVQFTFSGNTYVDWEGTSGISVWYTAENNESGSMISGTNGYYSFPVTDGVMYYIHATYGGVTNSMQRRILGEDRVNQYFNFTLPTNVPAAPTGLTATAMGPDQIDLSWTDNSSDETGFRIACQVDGQGGYTQIVSLAAGTTNYSNTGLSEGTLYEYRVVAYNVNGDSAAAEASATTTSNAVQYTFSGKTFVNTVGTSGISVWYTAENDESGSMTSGTDGYYSFPVTDGVMYYIHATYGGVTNSMQRRILSADRVNQNFWFTE; from the coding sequence GGAACGGTTGAGGTCGATCTGACAATTATGAGCGGCGGAGCGGATAAGGCCGACTGCGGAACTGTTTTTTCGCTCGGCGTTTCTGAGAGTCTGTCGCTGAGTTCGGCGAATGACTATGTCGCCTTCAGTGATTATAACCGCACCAATTTTACCTGCAGCTGGTTTTCTGCCACCGGAGCCGACAGCCAGACACTCAGCGTCAATATTCCGGCGGGAGCCTCCAGTTTTTTTGTTGCCGTGGAACGGGGCATTCCTCCGTACCTCTACAAGCAGGCGCTGCTGGAGGGGCTGCGAGTCAATGCGCAGTTTGCGCAGACCGCGGGATTGACCATTGAAGTGGATCAGACCGAGCCGATCTGGTCGACCGGTGACGGCCTGACCCTGGATGTCACCGCCACCGGCGGAACGATCTCCTCCATCGATTGGACCTTGGTGGATCAGTTCGATGACACGGTTCATGCCTCAGGAACAGAGACGGTGGTCGGCGGCGTCGCCACGATCGATCTCTCTTCTCAGTACGCCGGGTTTTACACCCTGGATGTGGCCGATTCGGCCAATCCGCTCTCCGTGTTCGATTATCTGGACATCGTCATCCTGCGGGAGCAGGATGCCTCCCTCGGGGCGGACGATACGATTTTCGGCGCCTTCGGTTATCCCGCCTACATGGGAACCGAAGGGCAGTTTGCGGTGCCGGTTGCCGAGGACATCGACCTGATGCAGAAGATGGGCGTCAAGTGGACGGTGGTCGCCCAGGCGCAGTGGCCGAGCTGTCAGCCGGTTGAAAACGGGCCGATCGACTTCAGTTATATTCCGGCGCTTCAGACCCTCAAGGACGGCGGCCTCGAAATTATCATGACCGCCGACGGCTGCCCGAAGTGGGCCAATAACAACGCGGGCAACCGCTATCCGCCGATCCCGGCATATTACGATGAATATCAGGCGTACCACGCGGCGGTGGCCGAGGCGCTCACCAATCTGGTCACCTGGCACCAGGCGTGGAACGAGCCGAACAACAACGGCCAGCTCATGCTCAGCCCCTACACGCGCACCGGAGCCGTTGCCACGGCGAAAACCCTCGGCCGGCTGCAGAACGAAGCGGTCAAGCTCGGCAACTCAAACTCAAAATTTATCGGCGGCTGCATGGCCGGGATCTATGACAGCTGGTTCGATGACCTGCTCGAGGCGCCCAACAGCCTGATCGGTCATCAGGATGCGATCAGCACGCACCCGTACCCGGTCTGGCAGACGACCGCGAACGGCACCGGCCACCAGACGCCGCCGGAGCCGGATCTGGTTCCCCGCCTTCAGGCCGTGCAGGATGTGCTCGCGCAGCACGGGCAGCAGGAGCTGCCGACCTTCTGGACCGAGTTCGGCTGGACGCGCGGACTGGTCACCGAAGAAGAGTATGCCGGCTGGACCGCCCGCGAGCTGGTCATCATGATGAGCTTCCTGCGGGATCTGAACGTGGGCTGTATCAACCTCTTCAGCTTCCACGATCTCAAGCTCGACTACAATGTGCTGCATCGCGCGCAGGATGTCGGCGCGCAGCAGACGCGCTGCACCAAGGTGGTCGGGTCCTTTGCGACGACTGCGAGTCTGCTGGCGGGTGCGCAGCCGGTGGAGCGGTTGCGCGACTATCCCGACCCGGTTCGGCTCTATTCCTTCAAGAACCGCTCCGGCGACCTGATCTATGCCGCGTGGGCGACCGAGGATGCGGTTTATCCGTTCAGTGTGGAGCTGCCGGTTGCACCGGGTACGGCGCTGACGCAGATCAGCATGATGGGCGCTGAAGAGCAGATCTTTGCGCCTGATGGCGCCCTCGCTCTGCCGGTGAGTCATGACCCGGTCTACTGGGTGGTCAGCAACGGCGCCCCGTGGCTGGTTGATGCGCAAACCGTTTTGGTCGAGGACAACACGGGCGGTACGTCCGGCGACGGTTATGGCGACCCGGAGCCCGGCGAGCGGATCGGCCTGCAGGTGCTTGTGGAGAACCTGGATGTGTTCGGCTGCAGCAACCTCACCGCCACGCTCAGCTGCTCTGACTCCGCCGTTACGCTTGTCGATGATGAGCTGAGCTTCGGCACGCTGGCTGTCGACGAAAGCAAAACCAACGGCCTGTTCCTCGTCGACATCAGCAGCTCGGCGTCTCTTGAGCATATCGTTGATTTTACCCTGACGCTGACCGGCGACAGCCCCGGCGGGTCCGTGAGTTGGACGAATAGCTTCAGCCTCAAGCTCAAAGATATGGGCGGCACTCCCAATACCTTCCTGTTCAGCGGAGTGACATACGTGAACGGGGATCCGGTGGAAGGGCTCACGATCAACTACTCCAACTCCGTCGGCTTTGTCGGGCAGGAGATCGGGGATGAAAACGGGGCGTATTCCTTTATGGCGGGTGACGGCCTGTTTTATTACCTGACCGTTGTCTACCAGGGACAGACGAACAACACGTACCGGAAAATCCTGAGCGCGGATCGGATCGTTAATTTTTATTTCACTGTGGATGATGACGGACCGACGGTTCCTTCCCTGCAGAGCCCGTCGGACGGGCAGACGGGTCTGGTTTGGTCCGTAACGTTTGATTGGGCCGCGGCGACGGATGCGAGCGGCGTGTCCGGCTATCAGATACGGATCGATTCACTCGTCTACGATGCGGGAAGCGCAACAAGCTGTGTGAAAACGCTCAGCACGGGCGAGCATTTCTGGCAGGTGCGGGCGATCGACACCCTGGGCAATATCGGCGAGTGGAGTGCTTTCCGCTCCTTTACGGTGGCTGGCGGGTCCGGAGGGCTGACCCCGCCGGCCATGCCGGTAGTTTTTTCTGCAACTGCGGTTGATTACAGTCAGATTGACCTGAGCTGGACGGATTCCTCGGATAACGAAGACGGGTTTATCCTGAACCGCCGGGCAGCGGGGGAGAGCGTGTTTACGCAGATTGCGACACTGGGCTCGAATGTGACCAGTCATTCAGATACCGGGTTAAGTGCTGCCACGGAATATGACTATAAGTTGAAGGCCTATAACAGTGCTGGAGACAGTGGGGAAATTACAGTGACGTGTGAGACCCCGTCTACCAATGCGCCTTCGGCACCGACCGGATTCACGGCAACGGCTATGGGGCCGGATCAGATCGATCTGGGCTGGACCGATACCTCGTCGGATGAAACCGGATTCAGAATAACCCGTCAGGTTGCCGGGCAGGGCGGTTACACGCAGATCGTTTCCCTGGCAGCGGGTACGACGAGCTATTCGGATACGGGTCTGAGTGCCGAAACCCTGTATGAATACCGTGTGGTTTCGTATAACGCAAACGGGGACAGCTCGGCGGCCGAAGCTTCGGCCACGACGGCAACGAACGCTGTGCAGTTTACCTTTTCTGGAAACACCTATGTGGACTGGGAGGGGACTTCAGGGATTTCTGTCTGGTATACGGCGGAGAACAACGAGTCGGGCAGTATGATCAGCGGCACGAACGGATATTACAGCTTCCCGGTGACCGACGGGGTCATGTACTACATTCACGCAACCTATGGCGGCGTGACCAACAGCATGCAGCGCCGGATTCTGGGTGAAGACCGTGTAAACCAGTACTTCAACTTCACTCTTCCGACCAATGTCCCGGCGGCTCCGACCGGGTTGACGGCAACGGCCATGGGACCGGATCAGATCGACCTGAGTTGGACAGATAATTCGTCGGATGAAACCGGATTCAGGATTGCCTGCCAGGTTGACGGACAGGGCGGTTACACGCAGATCGTTTCCCTGGCAGCGGGCACGACAAATTATTCGAATACGGGCCTGAGTGAGGGAACCCTGTATGAATACCGTGTGGTTGCTTATAATGTGAATGGTGACAGTGCGGCGGCTGAGGCGTCGGCCACGACAACAAGTAATGCTGTGCAGTATACTTTTTCCGGGAAGACGTTTGTGAACACGGTGGGCACATCCGGTATTTCGGTTTGGTACACGGCGGAGAACGACGAATCGGGCAGCATGACCAGCGGTACGGACGGGTATTACAGCTTCCCGGTCACGGATGGTGTGATGTATTACATTCATGCCACCTATGGCGGGGTGACCAACAGCATGCAGCGCCGTATTCTTAGTGCGGATCGTGTGAACCAGAATTTCTGGTTTACCGAATAA